The following proteins come from a genomic window of Flavobacterium eburneipallidum:
- a CDS encoding sulfatase-like hydrolase/transferase — translation MSKFLKIKVQLTIILLLCLSVSYSQKEQEKPNIILIIADDAGWNDVGYNGSEIKTPNIDRLAKNGVQLNRFYANPTCSPSRASLLTGRPASRMGIVAPISDKSQLKLPDSIPTLPKLLRQNGYETALVGKWHLGLQQSSGPKAYGFDYSYGFLHGQIDQYTHLYKNGDKSWYRNGEFIEEKGHATDLITNEAIQWLSGKRDSNKNFFLEVAYSAPHFPLQEEEKWKEPYMNSIKDASRRDYAAAMSHLDYSIGILLEKLKEQNLDKNTLIIFMSDNGAMQDWDSKNEYNGIHPSNTTLGDNSPLRDWKTSNYEGGIRVPCVFYWKDHLKEYKNGSYISIIDVLPSILFLAGDTNLPSSIEGKNVWASIAENKAIVNQEIYVRGHLQESLISKPWKLIRTRHANPVPAEYELYNIEKDPEEKNNIIKQNGKIAQQMTTALEIQFEKDAKKVNYDKLK, via the coding sequence ATGAGTAAATTTTTAAAAATAAAAGTACAGTTAACCATTATTTTGCTGCTTTGTTTGTCAGTTTCTTACAGTCAGAAAGAACAAGAAAAACCGAATATCATTTTGATTATAGCCGATGATGCAGGATGGAATGATGTAGGTTATAATGGTTCGGAAATCAAAACACCCAATATTGATCGTTTGGCAAAAAATGGAGTGCAATTAAATCGTTTTTATGCCAATCCAACTTGTTCGCCATCAAGAGCAAGCTTGCTTACAGGAAGGCCAGCCAGCCGAATGGGAATTGTAGCACCTATTAGCGATAAAAGTCAATTGAAATTACCAGATTCCATTCCGACTTTGCCTAAATTATTGCGCCAAAATGGTTATGAAACGGCACTTGTCGGAAAATGGCATCTTGGATTGCAACAAAGTAGCGGACCCAAAGCGTATGGATTTGATTATTCGTACGGATTTTTGCACGGGCAAATCGATCAATACACACATCTTTATAAAAATGGGGATAAAAGTTGGTATCGAAATGGGGAATTTATTGAAGAGAAAGGACATGCCACGGATTTAATCACGAACGAAGCGATTCAGTGGCTTTCTGGAAAAAGAGATTCTAATAAAAATTTCTTTTTGGAAGTAGCCTACAGTGCGCCACATTTCCCTTTGCAAGAAGAAGAAAAATGGAAAGAGCCTTATATGAATTCCATTAAAGACGCTTCCCGTAGAGATTATGCTGCAGCGATGAGTCATTTAGATTATAGTATTGGGATATTATTAGAAAAGTTAAAAGAACAAAATTTGGATAAGAATACGCTAATTATTTTTATGAGCGATAATGGAGCGATGCAAGATTGGGATTCTAAAAATGAGTATAACGGCATTCATCCATCCAATACTACTCTTGGCGACAATAGTCCGCTGCGGGATTGGAAAACCTCCAATTATGAGGGAGGAATCAGAGTGCCTTGCGTTTTCTATTGGAAAGATCATCTCAAAGAGTATAAAAACGGAAGTTACATTTCGATTATAGATGTTTTGCCTAGTATTTTATTCTTGGCAGGCGATACAAATCTTCCATCAAGTATCGAGGGCAAAAACGTTTGGGCATCTATTGCAGAAAATAAAGCAATTGTTAATCAAGAAATATATGTAAGAGGACATTTGCAAGAATCTTTGATAAGCAAACCATGGAAGTTAATTAGAACTCGTCATGCAAATCCTGTTCCTGCTGAATATGAACTTTATAACATCGAAAAAGATCCAGAAGAAAAAAACAATATTATAAAGCAAAATGGGAAAATCGCTCAGCAAATGACTACAGCTCTTGAAATTCAATTTGAAAAAGATGCCAAAAAAGTAAATTATGATAAATTAAAGTAA
- a CDS encoding glycosyl hydrolase 115 family protein: MRKKIFVLFFAFANFLFSNAQNKNAVVYSIADSKETATFFIANNTDPLIVWAVNELADDVKELTGKRPEIIQTKTISKRGIYIGEFSNALFQSKKGQKELANQWEKFQIIKENENLVVVGSDVRGTVYAIFEIAERLGISPWKWWADVHPIKREKVILNFPKNGIISSPSVAYRGIFLNDEDWGLEPWAEKTFEPEVGNIGPKTYEKIFQLLLRLKANTIWPAMHPSTKGFFTLAGNKEMAQKYHIVIGSSHAEPMLRNNVDEWKPKIHGDYNYFTNKTQVDKYWQDRLDEVKAFQNETIMTLGMRGVHDSKMEGAKDLKESIEMVQKIIDVQREMLSKTFQKPLNEIPQAFVPYKEVLEMYDNGLKVPEDVALVWPDDNYGYIRRLSNEAEQKRVGGGGVYYHLSYWGRPHDYLWLSTTQPGLIWYEMSKAYENGAKKMWIVNVGDIKPAEYDMELFLDLAWDVNSIKSDGLHDYMKNWAVREFSPVISEALSTVFEEFYRLSFIRKPEYMGWSQTEPTTPVKLSDFTNEEALSRIKSYDNLIQKVDQLSISIPTERKDAWFQLVVYPVKGAAYMNHKFMYWNLAAKTLDAKQKEKYQVLSNENFQKIKELTAFYNNEMSQGKWNNMMSMKPRNLPVFDSIKENPIVKEGDIKSVSNSIKTIQAKDFSAKREVANYKWKTINGLGFSNNAVTLFPFNHSYFKSEKPSLSYEFEVNKQGDYTIEIHLLPTHSNNFDNEIEVQIDGITSKLFSINTKDRDKTWKENVLRNSAIAKLPVSIKEGKHTITIAVNQTGIVLDYLTIK, translated from the coding sequence ATGAGAAAAAAGATATTTGTTTTATTTTTTGCCTTTGCTAATTTTTTATTTTCTAATGCTCAAAATAAAAATGCAGTAGTCTATTCCATTGCTGATTCAAAAGAAACGGCAACTTTTTTTATTGCAAATAATACCGATCCATTAATTGTTTGGGCGGTCAATGAATTAGCAGATGATGTCAAAGAATTAACAGGCAAAAGACCTGAAATTATTCAGACCAAAACCATTTCTAAAAGAGGAATTTACATTGGCGAATTTTCGAATGCTTTATTTCAATCCAAAAAAGGGCAAAAAGAATTGGCTAACCAATGGGAGAAATTCCAAATTATAAAAGAAAACGAAAATCTTGTAGTAGTAGGAAGTGATGTCCGCGGAACGGTTTATGCCATTTTTGAAATTGCCGAACGTTTAGGAATTTCTCCTTGGAAATGGTGGGCAGATGTTCATCCGATAAAGAGAGAAAAAGTAATCTTGAATTTTCCTAAAAACGGAATTATTTCTTCGCCATCAGTTGCTTATCGTGGAATTTTTTTAAACGATGAAGATTGGGGATTAGAACCTTGGGCAGAAAAAACTTTTGAACCAGAAGTGGGGAATATTGGCCCTAAAACCTACGAAAAAATATTTCAATTATTATTACGTCTAAAAGCCAACACTATCTGGCCAGCGATGCATCCGTCAACAAAAGGATTTTTTACCCTTGCGGGAAACAAAGAAATGGCGCAAAAATACCATATCGTTATTGGTTCATCTCATGCTGAACCGATGCTTCGCAATAATGTTGACGAATGGAAACCTAAAATTCATGGTGATTACAATTATTTTACCAATAAAACTCAAGTTGATAAATACTGGCAAGATCGTTTGGATGAGGTAAAAGCTTTTCAGAACGAAACCATCATGACGCTTGGAATGCGAGGCGTTCATGACAGTAAAATGGAAGGCGCTAAAGATTTGAAAGAATCTATAGAAATGGTGCAAAAGATAATTGATGTGCAGCGTGAAATGTTGTCCAAAACTTTCCAAAAACCTTTGAATGAAATTCCGCAAGCATTTGTACCATACAAAGAAGTTTTGGAAATGTATGATAACGGACTTAAAGTTCCAGAAGATGTTGCACTCGTTTGGCCAGACGATAATTACGGTTACATTCGTCGTTTGAGCAATGAAGCCGAACAAAAGCGAGTAGGAGGTGGTGGTGTTTACTATCATTTGAGTTATTGGGGAAGACCGCACGATTATCTTTGGTTAAGCACGACCCAACCAGGTTTGATTTGGTATGAAATGTCCAAAGCCTATGAAAACGGAGCCAAAAAAATGTGGATTGTCAATGTAGGTGATATCAAACCTGCGGAATATGATATGGAATTGTTCTTGGATTTGGCTTGGGATGTGAATTCTATAAAATCAGACGGACTTCATGATTACATGAAAAACTGGGCGGTTAGAGAATTTTCTCCAGTAATATCGGAAGCATTAAGTACTGTTTTCGAAGAATTTTACCGATTGTCATTTATCCGAAAACCAGAATATATGGGATGGAGTCAAACCGAACCTACAACGCCAGTGAAACTTTCTGATTTTACAAATGAAGAGGCTTTGTCGCGAATTAAATCCTACGATAATTTGATTCAGAAAGTAGATCAATTATCAATTTCTATTCCCACAGAAAGGAAAGACGCTTGGTTCCAATTGGTGGTTTATCCTGTAAAAGGAGCTGCTTATATGAATCATAAATTCATGTATTGGAATTTGGCTGCAAAGACTTTGGATGCCAAGCAAAAAGAAAAGTATCAAGTTTTATCCAATGAAAATTTTCAGAAAATTAAAGAGCTGACGGCATTTTATAATAATGAAATGAGTCAAGGCAAATGGAACAATATGATGTCCATGAAACCAAGAAATTTGCCTGTTTTTGATTCAATAAAAGAAAATCCGATTGTAAAAGAAGGAGATATTAAATCAGTTTCGAATTCAATAAAAACTATTCAAGCCAAAGATTTTAGTGCTAAAAGAGAAGTTGCAAATTATAAATGGAAAACGATTAATGGTTTAGGTTTTAGCAATAATGCTGTGACGTTGTTTCCCTTTAATCATAGTTATTTTAAAAGCGAAAAACCTTCTCTTTCCTATGAATTTGAAGTAAATAAACAGGGTGATTATACTATCGAAATACATTTGCTTCCCACTCATAGTAATAATTTTGACAATGAAATAGAAGTTCAAATAGATGGAATTACAAGCAAATTATTTTCAATAAATACCAAGGACAGAGACAAAACTTGGAAAGAAAATGTATTACGTAATAGTGCCATTGCAAAATTACCAGTGAGTATCAAAGAAGGAAAACATACCATCACAATTGCTGTAAATCAAACTGGAATTGTTTTGGATTATTTGACTATTAAATAA
- a CDS encoding rhamnogalacturonidase — MKKILTLALCLFGMSQFAFSQKYNNDTFPDGSTITPWFKDYTKLQLKDLGKQYVITKFGVSQDSTKIQTKKIQSIIDKAAKNGGGVIVVPKGVYLSGALFFKPKTSLHVVEGGTLKGSDDIANYPIMPSRMEGQNLDYFPALVNAYGVDNFSISGKGTINGNGYKYYEAFWARRKENPKCTNLEVSRPRLVFVWNSNNVQFQDVKLINSGFWTNHFYKCNNVKLLDLHISSPHLEVKAPSTDAIDVDICTNVLIKGCYLSVNDDAIALKGGKGPFADTDKNNGPNKNIIIEDCRFGFCHSALTNGSESIHNRNVIMRNCQIDGATRMLWLKMRPDTPQNYEYIRVEDITGAAKNFLVVLAWKQFFDLKGRPDVPLSYGNHVTLKNITLKSDTFFNVEKDPNVRLSNFTFENLNVEAIKTAIDKSIVDGITFKNVYLNGTLVE, encoded by the coding sequence ATGAAAAAAATCTTAACGCTGGCGCTTTGCCTTTTTGGGATGTCCCAGTTTGCCTTTTCGCAAAAATACAATAACGATACCTTTCCTGACGGAAGTACTATAACACCTTGGTTTAAGGATTATACCAAATTGCAATTAAAGGATTTAGGCAAACAATATGTAATCACAAAATTTGGAGTGAGTCAAGACAGTACAAAAATTCAAACCAAGAAAATTCAAAGTATTATTGATAAAGCAGCTAAAAATGGTGGAGGAGTAATTGTTGTTCCAAAAGGAGTTTATTTGAGTGGAGCTTTATTTTTTAAACCAAAAACGAGTTTGCACGTTGTTGAAGGTGGAACGCTAAAAGGTTCTGATGATATTGCGAATTATCCAATTATGCCATCCCGAATGGAAGGGCAAAACTTGGATTATTTCCCAGCTTTGGTAAACGCTTATGGTGTGGATAATTTTTCGATTTCTGGAAAAGGAACGATCAACGGAAATGGTTACAAATACTACGAAGCTTTCTGGGCAAGACGTAAAGAAAATCCAAAATGTACCAATCTAGAAGTTTCAAGACCACGATTGGTTTTTGTTTGGAATTCAAACAATGTACAATTTCAGGATGTAAAATTGATTAATTCAGGTTTTTGGACGAATCATTTTTACAAATGTAATAATGTGAAATTATTGGATTTGCACATTTCATCACCGCATTTAGAGGTAAAAGCACCAAGTACCGATGCAATTGATGTTGATATTTGTACCAATGTTTTGATAAAAGGATGTTATTTGTCTGTAAATGATGATGCAATAGCATTAAAAGGAGGAAAAGGCCCTTTTGCAGATACCGATAAAAATAACGGACCAAATAAAAATATTATCATCGAAGACTGTCGTTTTGGTTTTTGTCATTCGGCATTAACAAACGGAAGCGAATCTATTCATAACCGTAATGTGATTATGCGTAACTGTCAAATTGATGGTGCAACAAGAATGCTTTGGTTAAAAATGCGTCCAGATACACCACAAAATTATGAGTACATCAGAGTAGAAGATATAACAGGTGCTGCCAAAAATTTCCTTGTTGTTTTGGCATGGAAACAATTTTTTGATTTGAAAGGACGTCCAGATGTTCCGTTGTCTTATGGAAATCATGTGACTTTGAAAAACATCACTTTGAAATCAGATACTTTTTTTAATGTAGAAAAAGATCCAAATGTTCGTTTGTCTAATTTTACTTTCGAAAATTTGAATGTTGAAGCAATTAAAACCGCTATTGATAAAAGTATAGTTGACGGAATTACGTTTAAAAACGTTTATTTGAATGGTACATTAGTAGAGTAG
- a CDS encoding family 43 glycosylhydrolase, with amino-acid sequence MFQNNNSFFGNLKIIVSIVLLMNTSTAIVLAQLPGKSEAIYSGTPWLDQNGKIVSAHGANIIKDKGKFYLFGEAHTDDSNAFAGFNCYSSKDLYNWKFEKIALPVQKSGKLGPNRVGERCKVLKNPKTGEYIMYMHADSITYKDQFVGFATSKKIIGPYQFKGALLFEGKPIKKWDMGAFQDTDGSGYILIHGGEIYKLSDDYKSVVAQINKNMTTGFESPTMLKKDGIYYLIGSHLTSWERNDNYYYTSNSINGPWASRGIFAPEGSLTWNSQSTFVLPIVGTKNTTYMFMGDRWSFPKQASSATYVWQPLSISGLALSLPRYQEAWQINTETGIVTIPKPAEKIIQNTDKQIQYSGNWKHLESGSESKSDEKEASFSIPFNGKQIALYSFVGTENGYAKVVLEDKKGKVLLTVVVDMYSKSPVSTPVFQSPILKKGDYKLTVYNTSERPNWSDKRKSDYGSTGNFISLDKVSIKE; translated from the coding sequence ATGTTTCAAAATAATAATTCTTTTTTCGGAAATTTAAAAATTATAGTGAGTATTGTTCTATTGATGAACACTTCTACAGCTATTGTATTGGCACAACTTCCAGGGAAATCTGAAGCTATTTATTCTGGAACACCTTGGTTGGATCAAAACGGAAAAATTGTAAGTGCGCACGGTGCTAATATTATAAAAGACAAAGGAAAATTTTATCTTTTTGGAGAAGCGCATACAGACGATAGTAATGCTTTTGCGGGTTTCAACTGCTATTCCTCTAAAGATTTATACAATTGGAAGTTCGAAAAGATAGCACTTCCTGTTCAGAAATCAGGAAAATTAGGTCCGAATCGAGTAGGGGAAAGATGCAAAGTTTTGAAAAATCCAAAAACGGGAGAATATATTATGTACATGCACGCTGATAGTATTACTTATAAAGATCAGTTTGTAGGGTTCGCTACTTCCAAGAAAATTATAGGACCTTACCAATTCAAAGGCGCATTATTGTTTGAAGGAAAACCCATTAAAAAATGGGATATGGGTGCTTTTCAAGACACTGATGGTTCGGGTTATATTCTAATTCATGGTGGCGAAATTTATAAATTGAGTGACGATTATAAATCGGTTGTAGCTCAAATCAATAAAAATATGACCACTGGATTTGAATCGCCTACGATGTTGAAAAAGGATGGAATTTATTATCTAATAGGATCACATCTTACCAGTTGGGAACGCAACGATAATTATTACTACACTTCTAATTCTATTAATGGACCTTGGGCTTCCAGAGGAATTTTTGCTCCCGAAGGATCTTTGACTTGGAACTCACAATCGACTTTTGTGTTACCAATTGTGGGAACAAAAAACACCACTTATATGTTTATGGGTGATCGCTGGTCGTTTCCCAAACAAGCTTCGTCGGCAACTTATGTTTGGCAACCCCTTTCCATTTCAGGATTGGCATTATCTTTGCCAAGGTATCAAGAAGCTTGGCAAATTAATACCGAAACTGGTATTGTAACAATACCCAAGCCAGCCGAAAAAATCATACAAAACACCGATAAACAAATTCAATATTCAGGAAATTGGAAACATTTAGAATCGGGTTCCGAAAGTAAATCGGATGAAAAAGAAGCCTCGTTTTCTATTCCATTTAACGGAAAACAAATTGCTTTGTACAGTTTTGTAGGAACAGAAAATGGCTATGCAAAAGTAGTTTTGGAAGATAAAAAAGGAAAAGTGTTACTAACAGTAGTGGTTGATATGTATAGCAAATCGCCAGTATCAACACCCGTTTTTCAATCGCCAATACTAAAAAAAGGAGATTATAAATTAACAGTTTACAATACAAGCGAAAGGCCTAATTGGTCTGATAAAAGGAAATCCGATTACGGAAGTACGGGAAATTTTATTTCTTTGGATAAAGTAAGTATTAAAGAATAA
- a CDS encoding AraC family transcriptional regulator encodes MNNTTIPKIKAGFLGQTMVVLDTDKKRKLVSNLFFQNLFLDAIGYFPNAKHHNRSRKNGISEYILLYCLAGEGWIKCNGKTIQLTPNTGFIIPKNTGHKYGSSVKEAWSIYWVHFEGDYAQTFYERFSASSDGAVKIAFDESRITLLNEIIKLLESDFTDEKVELIHFKLITLLSSLSYSNTLNSAIDDKISLSILYMKAHLSGILSIEQLANEACYSISRYSELFKQKTGYSPIQFFIRLKIQKACEYLYFTNLNIKEICKEVGFDDPYYFSRMFKKQIGVSPSDYRKKKKD; translated from the coding sequence ATGAACAATACAACGATACCTAAAATCAAGGCAGGTTTCCTTGGACAAACGATGGTAGTTTTAGATACTGACAAAAAAAGAAAGCTGGTTTCTAATCTTTTTTTTCAAAATCTTTTTCTAGATGCCATTGGATATTTTCCAAATGCAAAACACCACAACCGATCGAGAAAAAACGGCATCAGCGAATATATTTTATTGTATTGTCTAGCGGGAGAAGGCTGGATAAAATGCAACGGAAAAACGATACAACTAACTCCAAATACAGGTTTTATCATTCCTAAAAATACAGGACACAAGTATGGAAGTTCAGTAAAAGAGGCTTGGAGCATTTATTGGGTGCATTTTGAAGGAGATTATGCTCAAACATTTTACGAACGTTTTTCTGCTTCCAGTGATGGAGCGGTTAAGATTGCTTTTGATGAAAGTAGAATTACACTCTTGAACGAAATAATCAAACTCTTGGAAAGTGATTTTACCGATGAAAAAGTAGAATTAATTCATTTTAAATTAATCACTTTATTAAGCTCTTTGTCGTATTCGAATACTTTAAATAGTGCTATTGACGATAAAATAAGTCTTTCTATACTGTATATGAAAGCTCATTTAAGTGGTATTTTAAGTATCGAACAACTGGCTAACGAAGCTTGTTATTCCATTTCTAGATATTCGGAATTGTTCAAACAAAAAACGGGTTATTCTCCGATTCAATTTTTTATTCGATTGAAAATACAAAAGGCTTGCGAGTACCTTTATTTTACGAATCTCAACATCAAAGAAATTTGCAAAGAAGTTGGTTTTGACGATCCATATTATTTTTCTCGAATGTTCAAAAAGCAAATAGGGGTTTCTCCTAGTGATTATAGAAAGAAGAAAAAAGATTAG
- a CDS encoding sugar porter family MFS transporter: MNSNHKTNFMKNQSFNNFYLFSISMVSAMGGLLFGYDWVVIGGAKPFYERFFDISNSANLQAWAMSSALIGCILGAVVSGAISDKFGRKWPLLLSAFLFTVASLGTGWASTYTVFVAFRIIGGVGIGLASALSPMYIAEVAPSHLRGRFVSLNQMTLVIGILAAQIVNLLIAEKVPAGVTDEFIRNSWNGQMGWRWMFYACAVPSIVFLLLAFTLPESPRWLMKAGKQEKAFPTLNKIGGEVYAREEMSNIQATLNDVTEKMDFKELFHPKFRNVLVIGIVIAVFQQWCGINTVFNYAEEIFTAAGYGVSDTLFNIVITGTVNLVFTFVAMFTVDKWGRKKLMVFGASGLAITYLLLGAAFYFELKGIAVLSLVIIAIAIYAMSLAPITWVILSEIFPNRVRGAAMALSTFALWIACFILTYTFPLLNKSFGAAGTFWVYAAICILGFFFIMRKLPETKGKTLEEIESELVK, from the coding sequence ATTAACTCCAACCACAAGACTAATTTTATGAAAAACCAATCCTTCAACAATTTTTATTTATTTTCCATCTCTATGGTATCTGCTATGGGCGGATTGCTATTCGGTTATGACTGGGTAGTAATCGGTGGTGCGAAACCTTTTTACGAACGTTTTTTTGATATTAGCAATTCGGCAAATTTACAAGCTTGGGCTATGAGTTCAGCTTTGATTGGTTGTATTTTAGGCGCAGTTGTGTCGGGTGCAATCAGTGATAAATTTGGTCGAAAATGGCCTTTATTACTTTCAGCTTTTCTATTTACCGTAGCTTCTTTGGGTACAGGATGGGCTTCCACTTATACCGTATTTGTTGCGTTTAGAATAATTGGAGGTGTCGGAATTGGTCTGGCATCGGCACTTTCGCCAATGTATATTGCCGAAGTAGCTCCTTCGCATTTAAGAGGACGTTTTGTTTCCTTGAATCAAATGACGCTTGTAATTGGGATTCTCGCGGCACAAATTGTCAACTTATTAATTGCAGAGAAAGTTCCAGCAGGAGTAACCGACGAATTCATTCGCAACTCATGGAATGGTCAAATGGGTTGGCGTTGGATGTTTTATGCTTGTGCAGTACCATCGATAGTATTTTTGCTATTGGCGTTTACGCTTCCTGAAAGTCCTCGTTGGTTAATGAAAGCCGGCAAACAAGAAAAAGCGTTTCCTACTTTGAACAAAATTGGAGGTGAAGTTTATGCTCGTGAGGAAATGTCCAACATACAAGCCACTTTGAATGATGTTACCGAAAAAATGGATTTCAAAGAGTTATTCCATCCGAAATTTAGAAATGTGTTAGTGATTGGAATTGTCATTGCTGTTTTTCAACAATGGTGTGGCATCAATACCGTTTTTAATTATGCCGAAGAAATTTTTACTGCTGCCGGTTATGGTGTGAGTGATACTTTGTTCAACATTGTAATTACCGGAACGGTTAACCTCGTTTTTACTTTTGTGGCCATGTTTACGGTTGACAAATGGGGACGAAAAAAACTGATGGTCTTTGGAGCATCAGGCTTGGCTATTACCTATTTACTTTTGGGTGCCGCCTTTTATTTTGAGTTAAAAGGAATAGCGGTTCTTTCGTTAGTAATAATAGCAATCGCCATTTATGCTATGTCATTGGCACCTATAACTTGGGTTATTCTTTCCGAAATTTTCCCTAATCGAGTGCGTGGTGCCGCAATGGCATTATCCACTTTTGCATTATGGATTGCCTGTTTTATTCTTACTTATACTTTTCCGTTACTCAACAAATCATTTGGTGCGGCAGGAACTTTTTGGGTGTACGCGGCAATTTGTATTCTTGGATTTTTCTTTATCATGAGAAAACTACCTGAAACCAAAGGAAAAACACTCGAAGAAATTGAAAGTGAATTGGTGAAATAA